The following coding sequences lie in one Helicoverpa zea isolate HzStark_Cry1AcR chromosome 14, ilHelZeax1.1, whole genome shotgun sequence genomic window:
- the LOC124636142 gene encoding serine/threonine-protein kinase SIK2-like isoform X2: MKRLDHPHIIKLYQVMETKNMIYIVSEYASKGEIFDYIARYGRMAEQAARRKFWQILSAVEYCHERRIVHRDLKAENLLLDANMNIKIADFGFSNYYATGELLATWCGSPPYAAPEVFEGKRYTGPEIDIWSLGVVLYVLVCGALPFDGSTLQSLRDRVLSGRFRIPYFMSEDCESLIRKMLVLEPMKRYTIEQIKKHRWMAAEPYAVPVVSADPARSPAHAPAHNEPNDQVLRLMQSLGIDPIKTKESLRSNSYDHHAAIYLLLLERLRARAASGASVSTVEARTRPSRRPSSVADQALAKEAHDARREHHTRLLHAGDSQSRDYNRATPTISAAPADSSSAETQRLLSLAAVNMTEQRLLQRNSDPSDTHRSFLVSNLDAISRSHESESTRLLSMRNIDVTQSNQRLGAKVNEPTIPTHRLLTSTYEQQQNILKQSSEDCRRLLQQSTTVGPETSKGTIDGTRLLTSSSFDSKCAIDGGRSSSATDHNAIASFLQNSASATNFNVDTMKLPNSTTFTMCSEAAKLMNTLQQSPLPLKGTVNLSTSPIPSQLGESKLSSVLEQPKPLESTRLVSQAQQQDLNRLQTSTPPFKDYMNHHLPAYAYLQNSVLPPISSTADGNFSMSTAGTGDLFPTGLYRPDSKFSLNRYTTGQTYSQNLQGSGNTTETTKFQQQYSSSTDEGCETDMEDVANASSVQNRLSSYASSSSSSGVVTFFNNKSLSQNLSCDSSQSNFSTFESLDYQLSDCSSELASSLPSCTSNEEKLAYDNNSLVNTSPMHPCVYISSYNNKTPGVGFIARHNPLNYQSVNNKNCPRAITRSPVDFREGRRASDGLVAQQAAQSNESQKNSLAFNSQRLNENCKAKGVLELHLVQKEAQKLKTQYQSTIPAEEMTQRQIQHNQFAASFSPHYLETKAPTPKRISLPETFNYSSTSPPMPASPKMVAQLQDQVELQHATSQVKPPLQQQLMQHRLFQQKRQLLQKQMTPPNIPSHEMGIHTLQVGLSRRQMLRQQSYKIAQQQQILPPLPLTETENRDLLAFQALVEGPNRTPKHKSDESQEEPKFAYQGSMEISIMNKERLGNENWSNLPSSLQSACQISELAGRREAREGEGEAAAGADAALWPAQWNASLFQPQPCFQVFQQIN; the protein is encoded by the exons ATGAAGAGACTGGATCATCCTCATATTATTAAGCTTTACCAG GTCATGGAGACGAAGAACATGATCTACATAGTTTCTGAGTATGCAAGCAAAGGCGAAATATTTG ACTACATCGCGAGGTACGGCCGCATGGCTGAGCAGGCTGCGCGGCGCAAGTTCTGGCAGATCCTCTCTGCTGTGGAGTACTGCCACGAGAGGCGAATCGTTCACAGAGATCTCAAG GCGGAAAATTTACTTTTGGACGCGAACATGAACATCAAGATTGCGGATTTCGGGTTCAGCAACTACTATGCGACGGGAGAATTGCTCGCGACGTGGTGTGGATCCCCTCCCTATGCTGCCCCCGAAGTCTTCGAGGGCAAGAGGTACACCGGCCCAGAAATTGATATATGG AGTCTCGGCGTGGTGTTATACGTGCTCGTATGTGGGGCACTGCCTTTCGACGGCTCCACTCTTCAGTCATTAAGGGACAGAGTGCTCTCCGGCAGATTTAGGATACCATATTTTATGAGCGAAG ATTGCGAGTCATTGATTCGCAAGATGCTTGTTTTGGAGCCGATGAAGAGGTACACGATAGAGCAGATCAAGAAGCACAGGTGGATGGCAGCGGAGCCCTATGCTGTGCCTGTGGTATCGGCAGACCCAGCCCGGAGCCCCGCGCATGCACCCGCGCATAACGAGCCCAATGACCAAGTGCTGAGGCTCATGCAGAGCCTAGGAATAGACCCCATTAAAACCAAAGAg AGCCTCAGGTCGAATAGCTATGACCACCATGCGGCCATATATCTGCTTCTACTAGAGAGGCTAAGGGCCCGAGCTGCAAGCGGGGCCAGTGTGTCAACCGTGGAAGCTCGTACTAGGCCATCACGCCGACCATCCTCAGTGGCGGACCAAGCATTAGCCAAAGAAGCTCATGATGCCAGACGAGAACATCACACTAG ATTACTTCATGCTGGGGATTCTCAATCAAGGGATTACAATAGAGCCACACCGACAATATCCGCTGCACCGGCGGACTCATCGTCTGCCGAAACGCAGCGACTATTGTCTCTCGCGGCCGTCAACATGACTGAACAAAGACTGCTCCAGCGAAACTCCGACCCCTCGGATACGCACCGGAGCTTTCTCGTCAGTAACCTTGATGCTATCTCCAGAAGTCATGAATCAGAATCAACTAGACTACTATCCATGAGAAATATTGATGTGACTCAATCAAACCAAAGGCTAGGTGCTAAAGTTAACGAGCCTACTATACCCACACATAGGCTCCTCACCTCAACCTACGAACAACAACAAAACATACTAAAACAATCGAGCGAAGACTGCCGACGGCTATTGCAGCAGTCGACTACTGTAGGGCCTGAAACTAGCAAAGGTACTATCGACGGTACTAGACTGCTTACTTCGTCTAGTTTTGATTCAAAGTGTGCTATTGATGGTGGAAGAAGTTCTTCAGCGACTGATCATAACGCCATAGCGAGTTTTCTACAAAATTCGGCTTCAGCCACTAATTTCAATGTTGATACTATGAAGTTACCTAATTCAACTACATTCACTATGTGTTCCGAAGCAGCTAAACTTATGAATACCTTACAACAGTCACCTCTACCTTTAAAGGGAACTGTGAACCTAAGCACAAGCCCCATCCCTTCACAGCTTGGTGAATCCAAACTCAGCAGCGTGTTAGAACAACCAAAGCCTCTGGAATCCACAAGGCTTGTGTCACAAGCGCAACAACAAGACCTCAATCGTCTTCAAACTAGTACTCCTCCATTTAAAGATTACAtgaatcatcatcttcctgcctaTGCATATTTACAAAATTCCGTTCTGCCTCCGATATCGAGCACAGCTGATGGCAATTTTTCTATGTCTACTGCAGGCACCGGTGATTTATTTCCGACCGGACTATACAGACCAGACAGCAAATTTTCTCTTAATCGATATACAACGGGACAAACTTATTCCCAAAATCTTCAAGGTAGCGGCAATACGACAGAGACGACAAAATTTCAACAACAGTATTCTTCATCGACCGACGAAGGCTGCGAGACAGATATGGAGGACGTCGCGAACGCATCAAGCGTTCAAAACAGACTGAGCTCGTACGCAAGCTCAAGCTCTAGCAGCGGAGTAGTCACATTTTTTAACAACAAAAGTCTAAGTCAAAACCTGAGTTGCGATTCGTCACAAAGTAATTTTTCAACGTTTGAGAGCTTGGATTACCAATTGTCAGACTGTTCCAGTGAGTTAGCTAGTAGCCTGCCAAGCTGTACGTCTAATGAAGAAAAATTGGCCTACGACAATAATTCCCTCGTGAACACTAGCCCGATGCACCCATGCGTTTACATATCGTCTTACAACAATAAAACTCCGGGCGTGGGATTCATTGCGAGACACAATCCATTGAACTACCAATCAGTCAATAATAAGAATTGTCCTCGAGCAATCACGCGGAGTCCGGTTGACTTTCGGGAAGGTCGTCGGGCAAGTGACGGCCTTGTAGCACAACAAGCTGCTCAGTCCAATGAATCACAAAAGAATAGTCTTGCTTTTAATAGCCAGCGGTTGAATGAAAACTGTAAGGCTAAAGGGGTTTTGGAACTACACCTTGTGCAAAAAGAGGCCCAAAAGTTGAAAACTCAGTACCAGTCAACGATACCGGCAGAAGAGATGACACAGAGACAAATACAACATAATCAGTTCGCAGCAAGTTTCAGTCCACACTACTTAGAGACAAAAGCACCGACTCCTAAGCGTATCAGCCTTCCCGAAACCTTTAACTATTCGAGCACATCGCCACCTATGCCAGCCAGCCCCAAAATGGTAGCACAATTACAGGACCAAGTAGAGTTGCAACACGCTACCTCACAAGTCAAACCTCCTTTGCAACAGCAGCTTATGCAACACAGACTGTTCCAACAAAAGCGACAGCTATTACAGAAACAAATGACTCCACCTAACATCCCCTCTCACGAGATGGGCATTCACACTCTGCAAGTGGGCCTCAGCAGACGACAAATGCTACGGCAGCAAAGTTACAAGATAGCACAGCAACAACAAATCCTACCGCCCTTGCCATTAACGGAAACGGAGAATCGAGATTTGCTCGCCTTCCAAGCTTTAGTGGAAGGGCCGAACAGAACACCGAAACACAAGTCCGATGAAAGCCAAGAGGAGCCGAAGTTCGCATATCAAGGATCGATGGAGATCAGCATCATGAATAAGGAAAGATTGGGTAACGAGAATTGGTCGAACTTGCCGTCGAGCCTGCAGAGCGCGTGCCAGATCTCGGAGCTGGCGGGGCGGCGCGAGGCGCGCGAGGGCGAGGGCgaggcggcggcgggcgcggacgCGGCGCTGTGGCCGGCGCAGTGGAACGCCTCGCTGTTCCAGCCGCAGCCCTGCTTCCAGGTATTCCAACAGATCAATTAG
- the LOC124636142 gene encoding serine/threonine-protein kinase SIK2-like isoform X1: MADRERPAKTPIRVGFYDIERTIGKGNFAVVKLARHRITKTEVAIKIIDKSQLDASNLQKVYREVDIMKRLDHPHIIKLYQVMETKNMIYIVSEYASKGEIFDYIARYGRMAEQAARRKFWQILSAVEYCHERRIVHRDLKAENLLLDANMNIKIADFGFSNYYATGELLATWCGSPPYAAPEVFEGKRYTGPEIDIWSLGVVLYVLVCGALPFDGSTLQSLRDRVLSGRFRIPYFMSEDCESLIRKMLVLEPMKRYTIEQIKKHRWMAAEPYAVPVVSADPARSPAHAPAHNEPNDQVLRLMQSLGIDPIKTKESLRSNSYDHHAAIYLLLLERLRARAASGASVSTVEARTRPSRRPSSVADQALAKEAHDARREHHTRLLHAGDSQSRDYNRATPTISAAPADSSSAETQRLLSLAAVNMTEQRLLQRNSDPSDTHRSFLVSNLDAISRSHESESTRLLSMRNIDVTQSNQRLGAKVNEPTIPTHRLLTSTYEQQQNILKQSSEDCRRLLQQSTTVGPETSKGTIDGTRLLTSSSFDSKCAIDGGRSSSATDHNAIASFLQNSASATNFNVDTMKLPNSTTFTMCSEAAKLMNTLQQSPLPLKGTVNLSTSPIPSQLGESKLSSVLEQPKPLESTRLVSQAQQQDLNRLQTSTPPFKDYMNHHLPAYAYLQNSVLPPISSTADGNFSMSTAGTGDLFPTGLYRPDSKFSLNRYTTGQTYSQNLQGSGNTTETTKFQQQYSSSTDEGCETDMEDVANASSVQNRLSSYASSSSSSGVVTFFNNKSLSQNLSCDSSQSNFSTFESLDYQLSDCSSELASSLPSCTSNEEKLAYDNNSLVNTSPMHPCVYISSYNNKTPGVGFIARHNPLNYQSVNNKNCPRAITRSPVDFREGRRASDGLVAQQAAQSNESQKNSLAFNSQRLNENCKAKGVLELHLVQKEAQKLKTQYQSTIPAEEMTQRQIQHNQFAASFSPHYLETKAPTPKRISLPETFNYSSTSPPMPASPKMVAQLQDQVELQHATSQVKPPLQQQLMQHRLFQQKRQLLQKQMTPPNIPSHEMGIHTLQVGLSRRQMLRQQSYKIAQQQQILPPLPLTETENRDLLAFQALVEGPNRTPKHKSDESQEEPKFAYQGSMEISIMNKERLGNENWSNLPSSLQSACQISELAGRREAREGEGEAAAGADAALWPAQWNASLFQPQPCFQVFQQIN; the protein is encoded by the exons GTAGCAATTAAGATAATAGATAAATCACAATTAGACGCCAGCAATCTTCAAAAGGTCTACAGAGAGGTGGACATCATGAAGAGACTGGATCATCCTCATATTATTAAGCTTTACCAG GTCATGGAGACGAAGAACATGATCTACATAGTTTCTGAGTATGCAAGCAAAGGCGAAATATTTG ACTACATCGCGAGGTACGGCCGCATGGCTGAGCAGGCTGCGCGGCGCAAGTTCTGGCAGATCCTCTCTGCTGTGGAGTACTGCCACGAGAGGCGAATCGTTCACAGAGATCTCAAG GCGGAAAATTTACTTTTGGACGCGAACATGAACATCAAGATTGCGGATTTCGGGTTCAGCAACTACTATGCGACGGGAGAATTGCTCGCGACGTGGTGTGGATCCCCTCCCTATGCTGCCCCCGAAGTCTTCGAGGGCAAGAGGTACACCGGCCCAGAAATTGATATATGG AGTCTCGGCGTGGTGTTATACGTGCTCGTATGTGGGGCACTGCCTTTCGACGGCTCCACTCTTCAGTCATTAAGGGACAGAGTGCTCTCCGGCAGATTTAGGATACCATATTTTATGAGCGAAG ATTGCGAGTCATTGATTCGCAAGATGCTTGTTTTGGAGCCGATGAAGAGGTACACGATAGAGCAGATCAAGAAGCACAGGTGGATGGCAGCGGAGCCCTATGCTGTGCCTGTGGTATCGGCAGACCCAGCCCGGAGCCCCGCGCATGCACCCGCGCATAACGAGCCCAATGACCAAGTGCTGAGGCTCATGCAGAGCCTAGGAATAGACCCCATTAAAACCAAAGAg AGCCTCAGGTCGAATAGCTATGACCACCATGCGGCCATATATCTGCTTCTACTAGAGAGGCTAAGGGCCCGAGCTGCAAGCGGGGCCAGTGTGTCAACCGTGGAAGCTCGTACTAGGCCATCACGCCGACCATCCTCAGTGGCGGACCAAGCATTAGCCAAAGAAGCTCATGATGCCAGACGAGAACATCACACTAG ATTACTTCATGCTGGGGATTCTCAATCAAGGGATTACAATAGAGCCACACCGACAATATCCGCTGCACCGGCGGACTCATCGTCTGCCGAAACGCAGCGACTATTGTCTCTCGCGGCCGTCAACATGACTGAACAAAGACTGCTCCAGCGAAACTCCGACCCCTCGGATACGCACCGGAGCTTTCTCGTCAGTAACCTTGATGCTATCTCCAGAAGTCATGAATCAGAATCAACTAGACTACTATCCATGAGAAATATTGATGTGACTCAATCAAACCAAAGGCTAGGTGCTAAAGTTAACGAGCCTACTATACCCACACATAGGCTCCTCACCTCAACCTACGAACAACAACAAAACATACTAAAACAATCGAGCGAAGACTGCCGACGGCTATTGCAGCAGTCGACTACTGTAGGGCCTGAAACTAGCAAAGGTACTATCGACGGTACTAGACTGCTTACTTCGTCTAGTTTTGATTCAAAGTGTGCTATTGATGGTGGAAGAAGTTCTTCAGCGACTGATCATAACGCCATAGCGAGTTTTCTACAAAATTCGGCTTCAGCCACTAATTTCAATGTTGATACTATGAAGTTACCTAATTCAACTACATTCACTATGTGTTCCGAAGCAGCTAAACTTATGAATACCTTACAACAGTCACCTCTACCTTTAAAGGGAACTGTGAACCTAAGCACAAGCCCCATCCCTTCACAGCTTGGTGAATCCAAACTCAGCAGCGTGTTAGAACAACCAAAGCCTCTGGAATCCACAAGGCTTGTGTCACAAGCGCAACAACAAGACCTCAATCGTCTTCAAACTAGTACTCCTCCATTTAAAGATTACAtgaatcatcatcttcctgcctaTGCATATTTACAAAATTCCGTTCTGCCTCCGATATCGAGCACAGCTGATGGCAATTTTTCTATGTCTACTGCAGGCACCGGTGATTTATTTCCGACCGGACTATACAGACCAGACAGCAAATTTTCTCTTAATCGATATACAACGGGACAAACTTATTCCCAAAATCTTCAAGGTAGCGGCAATACGACAGAGACGACAAAATTTCAACAACAGTATTCTTCATCGACCGACGAAGGCTGCGAGACAGATATGGAGGACGTCGCGAACGCATCAAGCGTTCAAAACAGACTGAGCTCGTACGCAAGCTCAAGCTCTAGCAGCGGAGTAGTCACATTTTTTAACAACAAAAGTCTAAGTCAAAACCTGAGTTGCGATTCGTCACAAAGTAATTTTTCAACGTTTGAGAGCTTGGATTACCAATTGTCAGACTGTTCCAGTGAGTTAGCTAGTAGCCTGCCAAGCTGTACGTCTAATGAAGAAAAATTGGCCTACGACAATAATTCCCTCGTGAACACTAGCCCGATGCACCCATGCGTTTACATATCGTCTTACAACAATAAAACTCCGGGCGTGGGATTCATTGCGAGACACAATCCATTGAACTACCAATCAGTCAATAATAAGAATTGTCCTCGAGCAATCACGCGGAGTCCGGTTGACTTTCGGGAAGGTCGTCGGGCAAGTGACGGCCTTGTAGCACAACAAGCTGCTCAGTCCAATGAATCACAAAAGAATAGTCTTGCTTTTAATAGCCAGCGGTTGAATGAAAACTGTAAGGCTAAAGGGGTTTTGGAACTACACCTTGTGCAAAAAGAGGCCCAAAAGTTGAAAACTCAGTACCAGTCAACGATACCGGCAGAAGAGATGACACAGAGACAAATACAACATAATCAGTTCGCAGCAAGTTTCAGTCCACACTACTTAGAGACAAAAGCACCGACTCCTAAGCGTATCAGCCTTCCCGAAACCTTTAACTATTCGAGCACATCGCCACCTATGCCAGCCAGCCCCAAAATGGTAGCACAATTACAGGACCAAGTAGAGTTGCAACACGCTACCTCACAAGTCAAACCTCCTTTGCAACAGCAGCTTATGCAACACAGACTGTTCCAACAAAAGCGACAGCTATTACAGAAACAAATGACTCCACCTAACATCCCCTCTCACGAGATGGGCATTCACACTCTGCAAGTGGGCCTCAGCAGACGACAAATGCTACGGCAGCAAAGTTACAAGATAGCACAGCAACAACAAATCCTACCGCCCTTGCCATTAACGGAAACGGAGAATCGAGATTTGCTCGCCTTCCAAGCTTTAGTGGAAGGGCCGAACAGAACACCGAAACACAAGTCCGATGAAAGCCAAGAGGAGCCGAAGTTCGCATATCAAGGATCGATGGAGATCAGCATCATGAATAAGGAAAGATTGGGTAACGAGAATTGGTCGAACTTGCCGTCGAGCCTGCAGAGCGCGTGCCAGATCTCGGAGCTGGCGGGGCGGCGCGAGGCGCGCGAGGGCGAGGGCgaggcggcggcgggcgcggacgCGGCGCTGTGGCCGGCGCAGTGGAACGCCTCGCTGTTCCAGCCGCAGCCCTGCTTCCAGGTATTCCAACAGATCAATTAG
- the LOC124636195 gene encoding 5,10-methylenetetrahydrofolate reductase-like, which yields MEAIKVTELIKNKGNFSYSFEVTPDVSEEDIDNLKVDPLFYSVTWHAKSHQCKDLDIDPIKTASLLRSKQKQVLMHLSCDKMKSDYLTQVLTLFQEKNICNLFVVLGEGYEPDNSDFKSTSEMIKFIRQKTGQYFCIGIAGFPGCPEEKLLEIKDKIAIGADFILTQAFFDVEAFKSFKDRFTRMGIDAPIIPGVFPFETLKQLEGFIRMCRIKVSDDLLEAVNDNEKMDKPCTELIKQLIENLRSKCTTSHFHFFTINKLDNIQKLIEEIN from the exons ATGGAAGCAATCAAGGTTACAGAACTGATCAAGAATAAAGGGAACTTCAGCTACTCGTTTGAGGTTACCCCTGATGTATCCGAAGAAGATATTGACAACTTAAAGGTGGATCCCCTATTTTATTCGGTGACTTGGCATGCAAAATCTCACCAATGCAAAGACTTGGACATAGATCCTATCAAAACCGCCAGCCTTTTGAgaagtaaacaaaaacaagttCTAATGCACTTGTCCTGTGATAAGATGAAATCTGATTATTTGACACAAGTTCTAACattgtttcaagaaaaaaatatctgcaaTTTATTCGTTGTTTTAGGAG AGGGATACGAACCTGACAATTCAGACTTCAAAAGCACTTCTGAAATGATAAAATTTATAAGGCAGAAAACTggtcaatatttttgtattggtATTGCTGGCTTTCCCGGTTGTCCTGAAGAAAAACTATTAGAAATTAAAGATAAGATCGCGATCGGAGCAGATTTCATTTTGACACAAGCATTCTTCGATGTAGAAGCATTCAAATCATTTAAGGATCGTTTCACAAGGATGGGCATCGATGCCCCTATTATTCCTGGAGTTTTTCCATTCGAAACGCTTAAACAGCTAGAAGGTTTTATAAGAATGTGCAGAATAAAAGTATCTGATGATTTGCTGGAAGCTGTCAATGATAACGAGAAGATGGATAAGCCTTGTACCGAATTAATCAAGCAATTAATAGAAAATTTGCGCTCTAAATGCACCACTTCACATTTCCAtttctttacaataaataaattggataacatacaaaaattaattgaagaaataaattga
- the LOC124636197 gene encoding cytochrome c oxidase assembly factor 6 homolog, with product MSFPDRQQRKTCWDSRDRYWECLDKENVKDNSEKPKACLELRKVFEKSCPTQWVSHFDRKRDFNVYKEKIQKEGYEPIKDS from the coding sequence ATGTCGTTTCCCGATAGACAGCAGCGGAAAACTTGCTGGGACTCCAGAGATCGTTACTGGGAATGCCTAGATAAGGAAAATGTTAAAGACAATTCAGAGAAACCTAAAGCATGTTTGGAACTAAGGAAAGTGTTCGAAAAGTCCTGCCCTACGCAGTGGGTCTCGCACTTTGATAGAAAGAGAGACTTTAACGTTTATAAAGAGAAAATACAGAAAGAGGGATATGAACCCATTAAAGATTCATAG